A stretch of Triticum aestivum cultivar Chinese Spring chromosome 1D, IWGSC CS RefSeq v2.1, whole genome shotgun sequence DNA encodes these proteins:
- the LOC123170926 gene encoding uncharacterized protein, translated as MDLPDELLHEVLRRVPPRRLAACRRVCRNWRDAIDGRGLVLEHLAPGPLRGIFVDFFDNFFDNRRHGFFSRAATPPIDGSLGFLPNTSRAWREWNRHCNISDHCNGLILFRNGRATYVCNPWTRRWAKLPWPAAGFPHGRGHLVFDPTLSLHYRVMCFPGVPKRPSPPVYPPPAKKPRGRYSLVTWTSTYVENLPLSLRESYEQEVESMGSMEWPPYSYAVQMFSSATGQWEDRHFVRQGDAVTTVSGMWSNPLADGVHGCHTAVCWQGAFYIIRSGGFIMRFSLLEDKYVTIKTPTLAQKLASHTNDYGYRIRPCLYLGKSKQGLYLTAHEGYELRIWIMHGVSESCHMPEWELKHQVDFKPSFSRFYTSNNTRKEVESWILDISEEGLNDRGDQGWDSEDDSIIDAEGGIGNNLQGETKKCYGVHLLGYHPCKEIIFLGNRYNGFAYYLGSSKLQYLGKLYPAGDTLLIMMSYITSFIYTPCKDDLLPAQNDR; from the exons ATGGATCTCCCCGACGAGTTGCTCCACGAGGTCCTCCGGCGCGTCCCCCCGCGACGCCTCGCCGCCTGCCGGCGCGTCTGCAGGAACTGGCGCGACGCCATAGACGGCCGCGGGCTGGTGCTCGAGCACCTCGCGCCGGGCCCTCTGCGCGGCATCTTCGTCGACTTCTTCGACAACTTCTTCGACAACAGAAGGCACGGCTTCTTCTCCCGCGCCGCCACACCGCCGATCGACGGTTCGCTCGGATTCCTGCCGAACACATCGCGGGCGTGGAGGGAGTGGAATCGTCATTGTAACATCTCGGATCACTGCAACGGCCTCATCCTATTCCGGAACGGAAGGGCCACGTACGTGTGCAACCCGTGGACACGGCGGTGGGCGAAGCTGCCGTGGCCGGCCGCAGGCTTCCCCCACggtcgtgggcacctcgtgttcgATCCAACCTTGTCGCTGCACTACCGCGTGATGTGCTTCCCCGGGGTGCCTAAAAGGCCATCGCCACCCGTTTATCCACCGCCTGCCAAGAAACCCCGCGGCAGATATTCGTTGGTGACCTGGACTAGTACTTATGTTGAGAACCTGCCCTTGTCTCTAAGGGAGAGCTACGAACAAGAAGTGGAGAGCATGGGCTCGATGGAGTGGCCGCCGTACTCGTATGCCGTGCAGATGTTCTCGTCGGCAACCGGCCAATGGGAGGACAGGCACTTTGTCAGACAAGGCGATGCAGTGACTACCGTGTCTGGGATGTGGTCCAATCCGCTGGCTGACGGTGTGCATGGGTGTCACACCGCCGTGTGCTGGCAAGGAGCATTCTACATCATACGTTCTGGTGGATTCATCATGAG GTTTTCATTGTTGGAGGACAAGTATGTAACGATCAAAACACCAACATTGGCACAAAAATTAGCATCACATACTAACGACTACGGGTATCGCATTAGGCCATGTCTGTATTTGGGGAAATCCAAGCAGGGACTCTACCTCACAGCTCACGAGGGATATGAACTTCGGATATGGATAATGCACGGCGTATCAGAATCATGTCATATGCCGGAATGGGAGCTGAAGCATCAAGTTGACTTCAAGCCCTCCTTTTCACGGTTCTACACCTCAAATAACACCAGAAAGGAGGTTGAATCCTGGATTTTAGACATTTCGGAGGAAGGATTAAACGACAGAGGAGACCAGGGATGGGACTCTGaagatgatagcatcattgacgcGGAGGGAGGGATTGGTAACAACCTGCAGGGCGAGACAAAGAAATGTTATGGTGTTCACTTGTTGGGGTATCATCCTTGCAAGGAAATTATTTTCTTGGGAAACCGTTACAACGGGTTTGCTTACTACCTTGGAAGCTCGAAGTTGCAGTACTTGGGTAAACTTTACCCAGCAGGCGATACTCTTCTCATCATGATGTCATATATCACCTCGTTTATCTATACTCCATGCAAGGATGATTTGCTTCCTGCTCAAAATGATCGATGA